A region from the Vicinamibacterales bacterium genome encodes:
- the rpoZ gene encoding DNA-directed RNA polymerase subunit omega encodes MNKFEFVVVAGERAKQLQRGCTPRVEGSDKKARLAMKEVKLGKVEKVQPAED; translated from the coding sequence GTGAACAAGTTCGAGTTCGTCGTGGTGGCGGGTGAGCGGGCGAAGCAGCTGCAGCGCGGGTGCACGCCGCGCGTCGAGGGCAGCGACAAGAAGGCGCGCCTCGCGATGAAGGAAGTCAAGCTCGGAAAGGTCGAGAAGGTCCAGCCGGCCGAGGACTGA
- the coaBC gene encoding bifunctional phosphopantothenoylcysteine decarboxylase/phosphopantothenate--cysteine ligase CoaBC, translated as MLIALGVTGGIGAYKAVEVARGLQKRGHDVVAIMTRSARKFVGEVTFEAITRRAVITDQYARGANASIEHIALATDIGLLLVAPATANTIGKLANGIADDFLTSLYLATRAPVLLAPAMNTNMLEHPAVQRNLQTLASRGVRFVDPGEGFLACGWIGKGRLAAPEAIVEAAEQMLKPAGSLLGRRIVVSAGPTYEDIDPVRYIGNRSSGRMGYAIAAEASRRGAHVVLVTGPTKLDPPAGAQVERVRSALEMAAAVTRHAQGADAVVMSAAVADYMPEGGATAGKIVKTDGPMTLTLVRTPDILAELGRARGAARTPVLVGFAAETGDPRPRARQKLASKQVDLIVANDVSREGAGFDVETNAAWLIAADGETETPLQAKAVLAASILDRVEQMLSGARRPATGVGRPASETR; from the coding sequence ATGTTGATCGCGCTCGGCGTCACCGGCGGAATCGGCGCCTACAAGGCCGTCGAAGTCGCGCGCGGGCTGCAGAAGCGCGGCCACGACGTCGTCGCGATCATGACCCGCTCGGCGCGCAAGTTCGTCGGCGAGGTCACCTTCGAGGCGATCACGCGGCGCGCCGTGATCACCGATCAGTACGCCCGCGGCGCCAACGCCAGCATCGAGCACATCGCCCTGGCGACCGACATCGGGCTCCTGCTGGTGGCGCCGGCGACGGCGAACACGATCGGCAAGCTGGCCAACGGCATCGCCGACGATTTCCTCACCTCGCTCTATCTCGCCACCCGGGCGCCGGTGCTGCTCGCCCCGGCGATGAACACCAACATGCTCGAGCACCCGGCGGTGCAGCGGAACCTGCAGACGCTGGCGTCGCGCGGCGTTCGCTTCGTCGATCCCGGCGAAGGGTTTCTCGCCTGCGGGTGGATCGGGAAGGGGCGGCTGGCGGCGCCGGAGGCCATCGTCGAGGCCGCCGAGCAGATGCTGAAGCCCGCCGGATCGCTGCTCGGGCGCCGCATTGTCGTGTCCGCCGGGCCGACCTACGAGGACATCGATCCGGTCCGCTACATCGGCAATCGCTCCAGCGGCCGCATGGGGTACGCGATCGCCGCCGAGGCCTCGCGGCGCGGCGCGCACGTGGTGCTGGTGACCGGACCGACGAAGCTCGATCCGCCGGCCGGCGCGCAGGTCGAACGGGTGCGCAGCGCCCTCGAGATGGCGGCCGCCGTGACCCGGCACGCGCAAGGAGCCGACGCGGTCGTCATGTCTGCGGCGGTCGCCGATTACATGCCCGAGGGAGGCGCCACCGCCGGCAAGATCGTCAAGACCGACGGCCCGATGACGCTGACGCTGGTGCGGACCCCCGATATCCTCGCCGAACTGGGGCGCGCCCGCGGCGCCGCGCGCACGCCGGTGCTCGTCGGCTTCGCCGCCGAGACCGGGGATCCGCGGCCGCGCGCCCGGCAGAAGCTCGCCTCCAAGCAGGTCGATCTGATCGTCGCGAACGACGTCTCGCGCGAAGGCGCGGGGTTCGACGTCGAGACGAACGCCGCCTGGCTGATCGCCGCCGATGGTGAAACGGAGACGCCGCTGCAGGCGAAAGCGGTGCTGGCGGCGAGCATCCTGGATCGCGTCGAGCAGATGCTGTCCGGCGCCCGGCGCCCGGCGACCGGCGTCGGCAGGCCGGCATCCGAAACTCGATGA
- a CDS encoding uracil-DNA glycosylase, with protein MSSDPRWSGRPDAADHARTPDAGSGTSDAAAPLRVFGSAGEALAAVRTEVGDDCSRCKLHTLGRTQVVFGVGNPDADLMFVGEAPGADEDIQGIPFVGRAGQLLTKMIEAINLRREDVYIANVIKCRPPGNRNPEPDEIAECAPFLLQQIAAINPKVIVALGSFAARTLLRSEESISRLRGRIYDFQGARLIPTFHPSYLLRSPDRKRDAWEDLKRARALLTSPVTTVK; from the coding sequence GTGAGCAGTGATCCCCGCTGGTCTGGACGCCCCGACGCCGCTGATCACGCCCGGACGCCCGACGCCGGATCCGGGACGTCGGACGCCGCCGCGCCGCTCCGCGTCTTCGGCAGCGCCGGCGAAGCCCTCGCGGCCGTCCGCACGGAGGTCGGCGACGACTGCTCCCGCTGCAAGCTGCACACCCTCGGTCGCACGCAGGTGGTCTTCGGCGTCGGCAATCCCGACGCGGATCTGATGTTCGTCGGCGAGGCGCCGGGGGCCGACGAGGACATCCAGGGCATCCCGTTCGTCGGCCGCGCCGGGCAGCTCCTGACGAAGATGATCGAGGCGATCAACCTGCGGCGCGAGGACGTCTACATCGCCAACGTGATCAAGTGCCGTCCGCCCGGCAACCGGAACCCCGAACCCGACGAGATCGCGGAGTGCGCCCCGTTCCTGTTGCAGCAGATCGCCGCGATCAATCCCAAGGTGATCGTGGCGCTCGGCTCGTTCGCCGCCAGGACGCTGCTGCGCAGCGAGGAATCGATCTCGCGCCTGCGCGGCCGCATCTACGACTTTCAGGGGGCCCGGCTGATCCCGACGTTCCATCCGTCGTACCTGTTGCGCAGCCCCGATCGGAAGCGCGATGCGTGGGAGGATCTCAAACGCGCCCGCGCCCTGCTGACCTCGCCGGTCACGACCGTCAAGTAA